One window from the genome of uncultured Tateyamaria sp. encodes:
- a CDS encoding formate dehydrogenase subunit alpha: MLRKKTNGVARRPQRTSILTEAANASVDRRAFLRGSGLVIGGLSAIAATGGTVTQANAATAAAGKVDLKKTVCTHCSVGCTVVAEVQDGVWTGQEPGWDSPFNLGAHCAKGAAVREHAHGERRLKYPMKKENGEWKRVSWEQAIDEIGGGMMNIREESGPDSVYWLGSAKHNNEQAYLFRKFAAYWGTNNVDHQARICHSTTVAGVANTWGYGAMTNSYNDIHNSKAIFIIGGNPAEAHPVSLLHLLRAKEQNNAPVIVCDPRFTRTAAHADEYVRFRPGSDVALVWGILWHIFDNGWEDQEFIRTRVWGMDQIKEEVAKWTPDEVERVTGAPGSQLKRVARTLANNRPGTVIWCMGGTQHTNGNNNTRAYCILQLALGNMGTSGGGTNIFRGHDNVQGATDLGVLSHTLPGYYGLSAGAWGHWARVWSEDSDWLADQFAKVTGADGKEKSLQNLTGIPVSRWIDGVLEDPENTDQPAKVRAMVLWGHAPNSQTRMVEMKKAMEQLDMLVVIDPFPTVSAVLHDRTDGVYLLPACTQFETRGSVTASNRSIQWREKVIDPLFESKRDEEIIALFAQKFGFHDRIFRNIKLEEDGLTPEPEDTLREINRGMWTVGYTGQSPERIKKHMANQHTFDRTTLQAIGGPADGDYYGLPWPSWGTPEMNHPGTPNLYDMSKPVAEGGLTFRARFGVERDGDNLLAEGVYSVGSEIQDGYPEFTMQMLMDLGWDSDLTDEERAAIDAVAGPETNWKTDLSGGIQRVAIKHGCAPFGNAKARAVVWTFPDPVPVHREPLYSNRRDLVADYPTYEDRKFYRLPTMYASIQKQDFSKDYPIILTSGRLVEYEGGGDETRSNPWLAELQQDMFVEINPRDANNLGVRDGSQVWVEGPEGGKVKVMAMVTNRVGEGVAFMPFHFGGHFQGEDQRSKYPEGADPYVLGESTNTAQTYGYDSVTQMQETKATLCKIWTA; the protein is encoded by the coding sequence ATGCTTAGGAAAAAGACCAACGGGGTTGCGCGACGCCCCCAGCGGACAAGTATCCTGACCGAAGCGGCAAACGCTTCGGTAGACCGGCGCGCGTTTCTGCGCGGATCGGGACTGGTGATCGGGGGCCTGTCGGCCATTGCCGCCACGGGCGGAACCGTCACCCAGGCCAACGCTGCCACGGCGGCAGCGGGCAAAGTGGATTTGAAAAAGACGGTGTGCACGCACTGCTCGGTCGGCTGTACGGTCGTGGCCGAGGTGCAGGACGGTGTCTGGACGGGGCAAGAACCCGGCTGGGACAGCCCGTTCAACCTTGGTGCGCATTGCGCCAAAGGGGCTGCCGTACGTGAGCACGCCCATGGTGAGCGCCGCCTCAAGTACCCGATGAAGAAAGAAAACGGGGAATGGAAGCGCGTTTCCTGGGAACAAGCCATCGACGAGATCGGCGGCGGCATGATGAACATCCGCGAGGAAAGCGGCCCGGACAGCGTCTACTGGCTCGGCTCGGCCAAGCATAACAACGAACAGGCCTATCTGTTCCGCAAGTTCGCGGCCTACTGGGGCACGAACAACGTGGATCACCAGGCGCGGATCTGTCACTCGACCACCGTTGCGGGTGTTGCGAACACATGGGGCTACGGCGCCATGACCAACAGCTACAACGACATCCATAACTCCAAGGCGATCTTTATCATTGGCGGCAACCCGGCGGAGGCGCACCCGGTGTCCCTGCTGCACCTGCTGCGCGCCAAGGAGCAAAACAACGCCCCTGTCATCGTGTGTGACCCGCGCTTTACCCGCACGGCTGCCCACGCGGATGAATATGTACGCTTCCGTCCCGGTTCGGACGTGGCGCTGGTCTGGGGTATCCTCTGGCACATCTTCGACAACGGGTGGGAAGATCAGGAATTCATCCGCACCCGCGTCTGGGGCATGGACCAGATCAAGGAAGAAGTAGCCAAGTGGACGCCCGACGAAGTCGAGCGTGTCACAGGCGCGCCTGGAAGCCAACTCAAGCGCGTGGCGCGGACGCTGGCCAACAACCGCCCCGGCACCGTGATCTGGTGCATGGGTGGTACGCAGCACACCAACGGCAACAACAACACCCGCGCCTACTGCATCCTGCAACTGGCCCTGGGCAACATGGGCACCAGCGGCGGCGGCACCAACATCTTCCGCGGCCACGACAACGTGCAGGGCGCCACGGACCTTGGTGTTCTGTCCCACACGCTGCCCGGCTATTACGGTCTGTCCGCAGGCGCTTGGGGCCACTGGGCCCGCGTCTGGAGTGAAGATTCCGACTGGCTGGCCGATCAGTTTGCCAAGGTTACGGGCGCTGATGGCAAGGAGAAGTCGCTTCAGAACCTCACCGGTATTCCGGTGTCGCGCTGGATCGACGGTGTGCTGGAAGATCCCGAGAACACGGATCAGCCTGCCAAAGTCCGCGCTATGGTTCTGTGGGGCCACGCGCCGAACTCGCAGACCCGCATGGTCGAAATGAAGAAGGCGATGGAGCAGCTGGATATGCTGGTTGTCATCGACCCCTTCCCGACCGTGTCTGCCGTGTTGCACGACCGCACGGATGGTGTGTATCTGCTGCCCGCCTGCACCCAGTTCGAAACGCGTGGCTCTGTCACCGCGTCGAACCGGTCGATCCAGTGGCGTGAAAAGGTCATTGATCCGCTGTTTGAATCCAAGCGGGATGAAGAGATCATTGCCCTCTTCGCCCAGAAGTTCGGCTTCCATGACCGTATCTTCCGCAACATCAAGCTGGAAGAAGACGGCCTGACGCCCGAACCCGAAGACACGCTGCGCGAGATCAATCGCGGCATGTGGACGGTGGGATATACCGGTCAAAGCCCCGAGCGCATCAAGAAGCACATGGCGAACCAGCACACGTTTGATCGCACCACCTTGCAGGCCATTGGTGGCCCGGCAGATGGCGATTACTACGGTCTGCCGTGGCCCAGCTGGGGCACGCCCGAGATGAACCACCCGGGCACGCCGAACCTCTATGACATGTCCAAGCCCGTGGCCGAAGGTGGTCTGACCTTCCGCGCGCGCTTTGGCGTCGAACGGGACGGCGACAACCTGCTGGCCGAAGGGGTCTATAGTGTTGGGTCGGAAATTCAGGATGGATACCCTGAATTCACGATGCAGATGCTGATGGACCTAGGCTGGGACAGCGATCTGACGGACGAGGAGCGCGCGGCAATCGACGCCGTTGCTGGCCCCGAGACCAACTGGAAGACCGACCTGTCGGGCGGCATCCAGCGGGTGGCGATCAAGCATGGCTGCGCACCCTTCGGGAACGCGAAGGCCCGCGCGGTCGTGTGGACATTCCCCGATCCAGTGCCTGTCCACCGCGAGCCTCTGTATTCCAACCGCAGGGACCTTGTGGCCGACTATCCCACCTACGAAGACCGGAAGTTCTATCGCCTGCCGACGATGTACGCATCGATCCAGAAGCAGGATTTCTCGAAGGACTACCCGATCATCCTCACCTCTGGCCGTCTGGTCGAGTACGAGGGCGGCGGGGATGAAACCCGGTCCAACCCTTGGCTGGCCGAGCTGCAGCAGGACATGTTTGTCGAAATCAACCCGCGTGACGCCAACAATCTGGGCGTGCGGGACGGCAGCCAGGTCTGGGTCGAAGGGCCCGAAGGCGGCAAGGTCAAGGTTATGGCGATGGTCACAAACCGGGTGGGCGAAGGCGTGGCCTTTATGCCCTTCCACTTTGGCGGTCATTTCCAGGGAGAGGATCAACGCTCGAAATATCCCGAAGGTGCAGATCCGTATGTGTTGGGTGAAAGCACCAACACGGCCCAGACCTATGGCTATGATTCAGTAACCCAGATGCAAGAGACTAAAGCGACTCTCTGCAAAATCTGGACAGCGTAA
- the fdh3B gene encoding formate dehydrogenase FDH3 subunit beta produces the protein MALGGQARAKFLCDAERCIECNACVTACKNEHEVPWGINRRRVVTINDGDPGERSISVACMHCSDAPCMAVCPVDCFYQNEEGVVLHSKDLCIGCGYCFYACPFGAPQFPQAGNFGSRGKMDKCTFCAGGPEETHSTAEFAKYGRNRIAEGKLPICAEMCSTKALLAGDGDVVSAIYRERVVARGFGSGAWGWGSAYGRQDG, from the coding sequence ATGGCATTAGGAGGACAGGCGAGAGCCAAGTTCCTGTGTGACGCCGAGCGCTGCATTGAATGCAACGCTTGCGTGACGGCTTGTAAGAACGAGCATGAGGTGCCTTGGGGCATCAACCGCCGCCGCGTGGTCACCATCAATGATGGTGATCCCGGCGAACGGTCGATTTCCGTGGCCTGCATGCACTGTTCGGATGCACCTTGTATGGCGGTCTGCCCGGTAGACTGCTTTTATCAGAACGAGGAAGGAGTGGTACTCCACTCCAAGGACCTCTGCATCGGGTGTGGATATTGCTTTTACGCGTGCCCCTTCGGCGCGCCGCAATTCCCGCAGGCCGGCAACTTTGGGTCCCGCGGCAAGATGGACAAGTGTACCTTCTGCGCCGGTGGCCCCGAAGAAACCCACTCGACCGCCGAATTCGCCAAGTACGGGCGCAACCGGATCGCCGAGGGCAAGCTGCCCATCTGCGCCGAGATGTGTTCCACGAAGGCCCTGCTGGCGGGTGATGGCGACGTCGTGTCAGCCATCTACCGCGAGCGTGTGGTGGCCCGTGGCTTCGGCTCGGGCGCGTGGGGCTGGGGTTCAGCCTATGGGCGTCAGGACGGCTGA
- a CDS encoding formate dehydrogenase subunit gamma produces the protein MRLIIAFCFVLVAALAQFAPAQAQEVVETDRSATGGAQTLEDILARQRGEEVAPRTGDAAGAAQELSGQLGTLGGASDPDLWRALRYGSADITVSSGGEVASVLMQDGGMAWLEFRQGSLAKYGGYLLLGTIALLLVFFVLRGRVKLDYEKTGRTVTRFKTFERASHWLLAGSFILLGLTGLLTLFGRMFIAPYISKDFNATLLLASKYVHNNVAWAFIVALVAVFFLWIWHNIPNRTDITWFAQAGGIVGSKHPPAKKFNGGQKIIFWSVILLGGSISLSGISLLFPFELPMFMKTFDLMRSVGIESLPLYGPLPTALAPHEEMQYAQAWHAIVAFVLMAIIIAHIYIGSVGMEGAYDAMGTGEVDEAWARQHHSLWLEELEAKGKAAPKDATPAE, from the coding sequence ATGAGGCTGATAATCGCGTTCTGTTTTGTCCTTGTTGCTGCTCTGGCGCAGTTCGCGCCAGCACAGGCGCAAGAGGTGGTGGAAACCGACCGGTCCGCCACGGGTGGTGCGCAAACGCTTGAAGACATCCTGGCCCGCCAGCGCGGGGAAGAGGTTGCGCCGAGGACAGGCGACGCCGCAGGAGCGGCGCAGGAGCTGTCGGGCCAGTTGGGCACGCTGGGTGGCGCGTCTGACCCGGATTTGTGGCGCGCGCTGCGCTATGGGTCGGCGGACATCACCGTGTCATCGGGGGGCGAGGTTGCGTCCGTTCTTATGCAAGACGGTGGAATGGCGTGGCTTGAGTTCCGGCAGGGGTCGCTTGCGAAATACGGCGGTTATCTGCTGCTTGGGACAATTGCGCTTTTGCTGGTGTTCTTTGTCCTGCGCGGCCGCGTGAAGCTGGATTATGAAAAAACAGGCCGTACCGTGACACGGTTCAAGACCTTTGAACGCGCGTCACACTGGCTGCTTGCCGGTTCGTTTATTCTGCTTGGCCTGACGGGCCTGTTGACCCTGTTCGGGCGGATGTTCATCGCGCCCTATATCTCCAAGGATTTCAACGCGACGCTGTTGCTGGCATCGAAGTACGTTCACAACAATGTGGCGTGGGCGTTCATCGTGGCGCTGGTTGCCGTGTTCTTTCTGTGGATCTGGCACAATATTCCGAACCGCACGGACATCACGTGGTTTGCTCAAGCCGGCGGCATCGTCGGGTCCAAGCACCCCCCGGCCAAGAAATTCAACGGGGGTCAGAAAATCATCTTCTGGTCTGTGATTCTGCTGGGCGGCTCAATCTCGTTGTCCGGCATATCACTGCTATTCCCCTTTGAATTGCCGATGTTCATGAAGACCTTTGACCTGATGCGCAGTGTGGGAATCGAAAGCCTGCCCCTCTACGGGCCGCTGCCGACGGCATTGGCCCCGCATGAAGAGATGCAGTACGCGCAAGCCTGGCACGCCATCGTCGCCTTTGTGTTGATGGCGATCATCATCGCCCACATCTACATCGGATCGGTCGGCATGGAGGGTGCCTATGACGCGATGGGCACGGGCGAGGTGGACGAGGCCTGGGCCCGGCAACACCATTCGCTGTGGCTGGAAGAACTGGAGGCAAAGGGCAAGGCGGCACCAAAAGATGCGACGCCAGCTGAGTAG
- a CDS encoding c-type cytochrome, with amino-acid sequence MRRQLSSLLLCLALPLSAQEFTTYKGHGGPIMALDVSPEGALASASFDNSVGIWPGPKWLEGHDAAVTALNYEVAPAILSGSDDFRVLFWRPDLPDPIEVTKMRGKISAIAAASRPNRIAIGSWDGAVRLLSSSDLLRANDAALLEFSAQDLHGHRSNVTDVVFSPTGMLYSASSDGTVRIWAEGESRVIANQGFGINRIIVTDTWLAYGAVDGTTRVINVETGDQIADFTLDRRPILSMDHHAPTGQLAIGDGEGHIMMVDTNSWRITRDFRAMRQGPVWALAFSTDGTVIHAGGIDDVIYAWPVALLDTYDPAGGDTRSFLRDADTMSNGERQFMRKCSICHSLENGPSRKAGPTLYGVFGRKAGVVPDYRYSPTLDGSAIIWNDATIDALFDVGPDHYIPGSKMPMQVIAAPQDRADLIAFLRTATKENRK; translated from the coding sequence ATGCGACGCCAGCTGAGTAGCCTTTTACTGTGTTTGGCCCTGCCCCTGAGTGCGCAGGAGTTCACCACCTACAAGGGACACGGCGGACCAATCATGGCGCTTGATGTGTCGCCCGAGGGTGCGCTGGCCTCTGCCAGTTTTGACAACTCGGTCGGGATATGGCCGGGGCCGAAGTGGCTGGAAGGGCATGATGCAGCCGTGACGGCACTGAACTACGAAGTCGCGCCCGCGATCCTTTCAGGAAGCGACGACTTTCGCGTCCTGTTCTGGCGTCCAGACCTGCCTGATCCGATTGAAGTTACCAAAATGAGGGGCAAGATCAGTGCCATTGCCGCTGCATCGCGGCCAAACCGAATTGCCATTGGCAGCTGGGATGGCGCCGTCCGGCTGCTCAGCAGCTCTGATCTGCTGCGCGCAAATGATGCAGCCCTTTTAGAGTTCAGCGCGCAGGATTTGCACGGCCACCGGTCCAATGTGACGGATGTTGTGTTTTCGCCGACTGGCATGCTGTATTCCGCGTCCTCCGATGGCACAGTACGCATCTGGGCGGAGGGTGAGTCCCGGGTCATTGCCAATCAGGGCTTTGGGATCAACCGGATCATCGTGACCGATACATGGCTTGCGTATGGCGCTGTCGACGGCACTACGCGGGTGATCAACGTAGAGACGGGCGATCAGATTGCCGACTTTACCCTCGACCGCCGTCCCATCCTGTCAATGGACCACCACGCGCCCACCGGGCAACTCGCCATTGGCGATGGTGAAGGGCATATCATGATGGTGGACACCAACAGCTGGCGCATCACGCGCGACTTCCGGGCGATGCGGCAGGGGCCCGTCTGGGCGCTCGCGTTTTCCACCGATGGCACCGTGATACATGCCGGTGGGATCGATGATGTGATCTATGCCTGGCCCGTGGCGCTGCTGGACACTTACGATCCGGCAGGCGGGGACACGCGCAGCTTCCTGCGAGATGCTGACACAATGAGCAACGGTGAACGGCAGTTCATGCGCAAATGCTCCATCTGCCACAGCCTTGAGAACGGGCCATCACGCAAGGCGGGGCCAACGCTGTATGGCGTGTTTGGGCGCAAGGCGGGTGTCGTGCCGGATTATCGCTACTCGCCAACGCTTGATGGCTCTGCCATCATCTGGAACGACGCCACGATTGACGCGCTCTTTGACGTAGGCCCGGATCACTATATCCCGGGGTCAAAGATGCCGATGCAGGTGATCGCCGCACCACAGGATCGCGCCGACCTGATCGCATTCCTGCGCACGGCAACCAAGGAGAACAGAAAATGA
- a CDS encoding sigma-54 dependent transcriptional regulator: protein MNAPPSHTLDMYGTSLSGASILVIDDEPGMRHFLTKTLEPRVKRVEAVGSPVQATKALDDAQYDLVIIDNLMPGGTGLDWLTEQKRKGFFADAILITAYADLETAIAALRAGVSDFVLKPFRANQILGAVARTLDRKYLQRDNTLLRRELSSGNGHGKLLGGSEPMEDVRAMLARLAPLPTPVLFTGASGTGKEMAARHLHDLSDRGEAPFVPVNCATIQPDRFTEELFGVVEAEDRLKPGLLLLADGGTLLLDEIAQMPETVQAALLRVLEDKKVRPVGAEREIPLNVRFLFATNDDIEASVAAGRFRADLYHRIHVVKIEMPPLKDRMDDIVELAAHFMAQFSASLAMPSLDLNEETLLKLRRYGWPGNVRELRNLIERSVILGAFPEEFSGHGSVTGTQAIENLDLVVQRHILRMLDLCGGNRAEAARRLGVSRKTIDRKMVAWSG from the coding sequence ATGAATGCGCCACCCAGCCATACGCTTGATATGTACGGCACCTCGTTGTCGGGCGCGTCGATCCTAGTTATCGATGATGAACCCGGCATGCGGCACTTTTTGACCAAGACTTTGGAACCGCGGGTCAAGCGGGTCGAGGCGGTTGGATCCCCCGTGCAGGCGACCAAGGCCCTGGATGATGCACAATACGATCTGGTGATCATTGACAACTTGATGCCGGGCGGCACGGGTCTGGATTGGCTGACGGAACAGAAGCGCAAAGGGTTTTTTGCGGATGCGATCCTGATCACGGCATATGCCGATCTGGAAACCGCGATTGCGGCGCTGCGGGCCGGTGTAAGCGACTTTGTCCTCAAACCGTTCCGCGCCAATCAGATCCTGGGTGCAGTGGCCCGCACGCTGGACCGAAAGTATCTGCAACGCGACAACACTCTGTTGCGGCGTGAATTGTCGTCGGGCAATGGGCATGGCAAATTGCTGGGCGGGTCCGAGCCGATGGAAGACGTGCGCGCGATGCTGGCGCGACTGGCGCCGCTGCCCACGCCTGTGCTGTTCACCGGGGCAAGCGGCACCGGCAAGGAGATGGCTGCGCGCCATCTGCATGATCTGTCGGACCGCGGTGAGGCACCGTTTGTGCCCGTGAACTGCGCGACGATACAACCCGACCGCTTTACCGAAGAGTTGTTTGGCGTGGTCGAGGCCGAGGATCGGTTGAAACCTGGTCTTTTGCTGCTTGCCGATGGCGGCACCCTGCTGCTGGACGAAATCGCACAAATGCCCGAGACGGTGCAGGCGGCCCTTCTGCGCGTTCTTGAAGACAAGAAAGTGCGCCCTGTGGGCGCAGAACGCGAGATCCCATTGAACGTCCGATTTCTCTTTGCCACCAATGACGACATCGAGGCATCCGTGGCGGCCGGCCGGTTCCGCGCGGATCTCTATCACCGTATCCATGTCGTCAAGATCGAGATGCCGCCGCTCAAGGACCGGATGGACGACATAGTCGAGCTGGCTGCGCATTTCATGGCACAGTTTTCTGCGTCGCTTGCCATGCCATCGCTGGATCTGAATGAGGAAACACTGCTGAAACTACGCCGCTATGGCTGGCCCGGCAATGTACGAGAATTGCGCAACCTGATCGAACGGTCCGTAATCCTCGGCGCATTCCCCGAGGAATTCTCGGGTCATGGCAGTGTGACAGGCACCCAGGCCATCGAGAACCTGGATTTGGTGGTGCAGCGCCATATCCTGCGGATGCTTGATCTGTGCGGAGGCAACCGGGCGGAAGCGGCGCGGCGTCTGGGCGTATCACGCAAGACCATTGACCGGAAAATGGTCGCCTGGTCCGGGTAG
- a CDS encoding di-heme oxidoredictase family protein, with product MIDLLGGKTASLRTQDYAVTHLGYGPLHPDAMLSARVAPQMIGLGLLDAIPVADVLALAEPDDAGGDGISGRPQIVMSAEYGVPMLGRFGLQAGKPSVWEQSAGAFAGDNGILTSLHPAGCGDCTLAQVACRAASNGNTADHDGVELADLGLQLVSFYSSILGVPARRDIDDPDVLLGKQVFYETGCISCHTPKHVTHCLVGQPEKSFQLIWPYLDMPPPDRAALIRILESL from the coding sequence GTGATCGACCTGTTGGGGGGCAAGACCGCATCGCTGCGTACACAGGACTATGCCGTGACGCATCTTGGCTATGGACCGTTGCATCCGGACGCCATGCTCAGCGCCCGTGTCGCGCCGCAAATGATCGGTCTTGGGCTGTTGGACGCCATCCCGGTCGCGGACGTCTTGGCGCTTGCCGAACCCGATGATGCGGGTGGCGATGGTATATCCGGGCGCCCCCAAATTGTTATGTCAGCCGAGTATGGGGTTCCGATGCTGGGGCGCTTTGGTCTGCAGGCTGGCAAGCCATCGGTGTGGGAACAGTCGGCAGGCGCGTTTGCAGGGGATAACGGCATTCTTACATCGTTGCACCCGGCAGGGTGTGGCGATTGCACGCTGGCTCAGGTCGCATGCCGTGCGGCCTCAAACGGAAATACGGCAGATCATGATGGTGTTGAGCTTGCGGATCTGGGACTTCAACTCGTGTCGTTCTATTCCTCAATCTTGGGCGTGCCCGCACGGCGTGACATTGACGATCCCGACGTATTGCTGGGCAAGCAGGTGTTCTACGAAACCGGCTGCATTTCCTGCCATACGCCAAAACACGTGACCCATTGCCTGGTTGGGCAGCCGGAGAAAAGCTTTCAACTGATCTGGCCCTATTTGGACATGCCGCCGCCCGATCGCGCGGCCCTAATCCGCATTCTGGAAAGTCTTTGA
- a CDS encoding DNA starvation/stationary phase protection protein: MTQTAEALSTDARSVIVEALNQSVAETAVATMLAQNFHWNVKGMAFGPLHELFQTIYEDHFTAQDDLAERIRALDAHAEGTLAGMVGRSKVKEHDGHATDREMISAMLAAQETLAATLAGTGALAAEHGDTLTEDLCIARGQEHEKFAWFLRAHLG; the protein is encoded by the coding sequence ATGACCCAAACAGCCGAAGCGCTGTCGACCGACGCGCGCAGCGTGATCGTAGAAGCGCTCAATCAATCGGTCGCCGAGACCGCTGTGGCCACAATGCTGGCGCAGAACTTTCACTGGAACGTCAAGGGCATGGCCTTTGGCCCCCTACACGAGTTGTTCCAGACGATCTACGAAGATCACTTTACCGCCCAGGACGATCTGGCCGAACGCATCAGGGCCCTTGATGCGCATGCCGAAGGAACACTTGCTGGCATGGTAGGCCGATCAAAGGTCAAGGAACATGACGGGCATGCAACCGATCGAGAGATGATCTCGGCCATGCTCGCAGCGCAGGAAACACTGGCTGCTACTCTGGCTGGCACCGGTGCATTGGCTGCGGAGCATGGCGATACCTTGACCGAGGATTTGTGTATCGCGCGCGGACAGGAACATGAAAAGTTCGCGTGGTTTCTGCGGGCACACCTGGGCTGA
- a CDS encoding DUF1289 domain-containing protein, translated as MSKTPSPCIDVCKFKRQGHCIGCSMTKAQKSLFKQLKKNKHREAFVKMLVGQQSQMGKYKHWAPKYLRKCLKKKVKPVDAVRDAA; from the coding sequence ATGTCCAAGACCCCCAGCCCTTGCATCGATGTCTGCAAATTCAAACGCCAAGGTCATTGCATCGGCTGTTCGATGACCAAAGCGCAGAAGTCGCTTTTCAAGCAGCTCAAGAAAAACAAACACCGCGAGGCATTTGTCAAAATGCTGGTGGGCCAGCAATCACAGATGGGCAAGTACAAGCACTGGGCGCCCAAATATTTGCGCAAATGCCTGAAGAAGAAGGTCAAGCCGGTCGACGCGGTGCGCGACGCGGCATGA
- a CDS encoding imelysin family protein: MKLTITTALGAALLTGLPALADKTAILDNYADIALAKYTDSLTTAQKLIDAVTAHTEAPSAEYLAAATALMVSDQEWMVSQTQDGGDTRTQLTADETAGLSAILTDMGSLSCGEQAGERMRLGVLLNDPEEEHDCFSDNTHNSHFYDALGIRNVYLGSYTCIDGTIVSGENLSWLVARADADVEAELRAKLDATMREMSEMKTTAEAGFAYDMMLERGNAAGKALIMGAVDAFVAQTRSIERAVAVLGVEGITFEGSDSLDDPNAVFQ; the protein is encoded by the coding sequence ATGAAACTGACGATCACGACGGCGCTTGGTGCCGCGCTATTGACCGGTTTGCCTGCGCTTGCGGACAAGACAGCCATTCTGGACAATTACGCCGACATCGCGCTGGCCAAGTACACAGACAGCTTGACCACAGCGCAGAAACTTATAGATGCGGTGACTGCCCATACCGAGGCCCCTTCTGCCGAATATCTCGCGGCAGCAACGGCCCTAATGGTGTCCGATCAGGAATGGATGGTGTCACAAACGCAAGACGGTGGGGACACGCGCACGCAACTGACCGCCGACGAAACTGCAGGCCTCAGCGCGATCCTCACGGACATGGGCTCGCTCAGTTGTGGTGAACAGGCGGGCGAACGGATGCGATTGGGCGTGTTGCTGAACGATCCGGAGGAAGAGCACGATTGCTTCTCGGACAATACACACAACAGCCATTTCTATGACGCCCTTGGCATCCGCAATGTGTATCTGGGCAGCTACACATGCATCGACGGAACAATTGTAAGCGGCGAGAACCTGTCGTGGCTGGTGGCGCGCGCTGATGCAGATGTTGAAGCCGAACTGCGTGCCAAACTGGATGCCACAATGCGTGAAATGTCCGAAATGAAGACGACCGCCGAAGCCGGTTTCGCCTACGATATGATGCTGGAACGCGGGAATGCCGCAGGCAAAGCGTTGATCATGGGAGCCGTTGATGCGTTTGTGGCTCAAACCCGATCCATCGAAAGGGCCGTCGCGGTGTTGGGGGTTGAGGGCATCACTTTCGAAGGGTCGGACAGCCTCGATGATCCGAACGCCGTGTTCCAGTAG
- a CDS encoding hemin uptake protein HemP gives MNAMTQVPNTTAAPDPQQLDTYDARDLIKDGVQASIVLDGQVYYLRITRAGKLILTK, from the coding sequence ATGAATGCGATGACACAAGTTCCCAACACGACGGCCGCCCCCGACCCACAACAACTGGACACCTATGATGCGCGCGATTTGATCAAGGATGGCGTTCAGGCATCAATCGTTCTGGACGGACAGGTTTACTACCTGCGCATCACGCGCGCGGGCAAGCTGATCCTCACCAAATGA